Below is a genomic region from Paraburkholderia phenazinium.
CCAGCAACGGCGCCGGTCCCGCAGAGGGTTCCAGAGCGGCCGCGTTTCAAGCGAACAGGATCGCCCGTAGCGTTCTTTTTACGGCGCCGCAATCGAGGTGAATCACGGCGCGCGCACATCATAAATCAAAGCCTGATGGCGGCGCGTTGCGCGTGAAAAAACGTTACAGATGCGTCGACAGGACTCGCGCAAACCTCTGTCACGACGCCGCGCTTCGCGCGCGCCAGGGCTGGGAACAGGCCGTCGGAAGGTATAATTCGGCTCTTGCATTTTTCATCCGCCTCCGTGCGCGGCGACTGTTGCCGCATGGACGCGTTCCGCTGCCGCGCCTGCTGGTGTTTCACTGCCGCGCGCCGGCGCCTGCCTTCCGAGTAACCGCTTATGACCACCTCCGTTCGCACCCGCTTCGCACCGAGCCCCACTGGCTACATCCATCTCGGCAACATCCGTTCTGCGCTGTATCCGTGGGCGTTCGCGCGCAAAACGAAGGGCGCTTTCGTGTTGCGGGTCGAGGACACCGATGTGGAGCGTTCCACGGAAGCGTCCGTCGATGCCATCCTCGAAGGCATGGAGTGGCTCGGGCTCGATTACGACGAAGGCCCGTTCTACCAGATGCAGCGCATGGACCGCTATCGCGAAGTGGTCAAGCAGATGGTCGAGCAGGGGCTGGCTTACCCGTGCTACATGTCGACCGAAGAACTCGACGCATTGCGTGAGCGTCAGCGTGCGGCCGGCGAAAAGCCGCGCTACGACGGCACGTGGCGCCCGGAACCCGGCAAGGTGCTGCCGACGCCGCCGGCGGGCGTACAGCCCGTGATGCGCTTTCGCAATCCGCTCACGGGTGTCGTGGCGTGGGACGACGCGGTGAAAGGCCCTATCGAGATCTCGAACGAAGAACTCGACGATCTCGTGATCGCACGTCCGGACGGCACGCCGACCTACAACTTCTGCGTGGTGGTGGACGACCTCGACATGCGTATCACTCACGTGATTCGTGGCGACGATCACGTCAACAACACGCCGCGCCAGATCAACATCCTGCGCGCGCTGGGGGGCGAGCCGCCGGTCTACGCGCACTTGCCGACCGTGCTGAACGAGCAGGGCGAAAAGATGAGCAAGCGTCATGGCGCGATGAGCGTGATGGGCTATCGCGATGCCGGTTTTCTGCCGGAAGCCGTGCTGAATTACCTCGCGCGACTGGGCTGGTCGCACGGCGATGCGGAGATTTTTTCGCGCGAACAGTTCGTCGAATGGTTCGACCTCGAGCACCTCGGCAAGTCGCCGGCTCAGTACGATCACGACAAGCTCAAGTGGCTCAACGCGCACTACATCAAGGAAGCAGACAACGCACGTCTGGCTGAACTGACGCGACCGTTCTTCGCGGAGCTGGGCATCGAGGAAGCAACGATTGCTCAAGGCGCAGATCTCGTCGCCATCGTGGGCCTGCTGAAGGATCGCGCTACGACGGTCAAGGAGATCGCGGAGAACGCCGCGATGTTCTATCGCACGCCTGCGCCCGAAGCGGAAGCGCTCGCACAGCATGTGACCGATGCGGTGCGGCCGGCCATCGCCGATCTCGCGGTTGCGTTGAAGAGCGCGGAGTGGACCAAGGAGAGCATCTCGGCCACATTCAAGGCCACGCTCGGCGCCCACAAGCTGAAGATGCCGCAGCTTGCCATGCCGGTGCGTCTGCTCGTGGCAGGTACGACGCACACACCATCGATCGATGCGGTGTTGATGTTGTTTGGCCGCGATGTGGTGGTGAGCCGCCTCGAAAAAGCGCCAGCCTGAGCGGCGTGAGAGGGATTGCATGCGACTCCTGAAAAAAGTCGCATGGAATCACTCAGAGGGTATTTACAAAGCGAGGTTTGCTCTCTAAAATCTCGTTTCTGTTCTGCAAGGGGGGGTATAGCTCAGCTGGGAGAGCGCTTGCATGGCATGCAAGAGGTCAGCGGTTCGATCCCGCTTACCTCCACCATCAGAGCAGATTGAAGTCTTTTCCGGTGTCCGGATGCGGTAGCAAAAAAGACTTCACAAGCAGTAACAATGTAGTTAGAATATTGGTCTTCGCTGCTTACGGACTGAATTTAACGTCAGTTAGCAGCAAGATAAAGACAGATCTGAAAAGATTATGTCCCCTTCGTCTAGAGGCCTAGGACATCACCCTTTCACGGTGAGTACAGGGGTTCGAATCCCCTAGGGGACGCCAAACATCAGCGTCGCTTTAATGTTCGAATGAAGCAGGTTCGAAGACAAATAAAGTGGTGCAGCTTGCAGAGAAATAACCGACGCTCGCAAGCTTGGGTGTAAAGACTGGAGTGGTAGTTCAGTCGGTTAGAATACCGGCCTGTCACGCCGGGGGTCGCGGGTTCGAGTCCCGTCCACTCCGCCAGACAAAGCCCGTTCATGTGAACTGAACGGGCTTTTTCATTAAAGGTGTAAGCGTACGTTGTCCCCTTCGTCTAGAGGCCTAGGACATCACCCTTTCACGGTGAGTACAGGGGTTCGAATCCCCTAGGGGACGCCAAAGACGGCGTACAAAATCTGGAGCGGTAGTTCAGTTGGTTAGAATACCGGCCTGTCACGCCGGGGGTCGCGGGTTCGAGTCCCGTCCGCTCCGCCAGATTGCTCAAAACGTTCCGTTCGGAACTGTTCAAACAGATAGCGCAGGGCCTTGTGAATAGGGGTTCTGCGCTCATCGTCCGAAGTAACTTTCCAGTTCGTCGTTTGGTTTGTCCGGCTGAGTCTCAACGTTGTTGATAGGCTTGATGGCCGGCACAATTCGCTTGTGCGAATTACCAGGTAATCCTAACGGCAAGCAAATTAAACTTCGCTTTCCTTCAGCACATCGGTCGCCGCTTCACAGGCGCCACGCAACTGTTCGCGCATCAGGTCCTGAACGATCGGATCGCCCGAGACGATCGCGTTCTTGATCTTTACTGCCAGCTCGCACGACACGCGCATGCGGCCACCACGCGACATCGCGATGCGCCGCAAGCGCCGCACGGGGCCAATGAGGCTCGCGTGGGTCGCCTGCAGCGTACGGTTGTCGGCGAGCGTCATGACGATAGCGTAGAAGCGGTCGAGGCCATCGACATAGCTTGCGGGATCGTTTGCCGCGAGACTTGCCTGCATGGCGTCCGTTACATCCTCGAGTTGCGCGCGGCCGAGCGCCGTGATCCGCTCAGCGGCAAGCTGCACCGCCAGGCATTCGAGCGCCATACGCACCCGGTAAATCTCTGCCACGTCACGCAGCGACACCGACCGAACAAACGCACCAACCCGCGCCACCACCGTAACCAGCCCTTCACGCTCGAGCTGCGCAAACGCTTCGCGCATAGGCGTGCGGCTCACGTTCAGCTGCTTCGCGACCTGCACCTCGGAAAGCCTGCTGCCAGGCGCGAGCACGCCTTCAACGATCGCCTCGCGCAACGCCGGCACGACGACGCCGTCGCTCAATGAATCGCTTGGCGCATCCACGGTGCGCATGCGCGAGTGATATTTACGGCCGATCGCATCGAGCGCTTGCTCCGGTGTCGCTACCGCTGATTCCCGCAATTTACTTTTCGTCGACGAAGTCATTGACATCCCGGTATAGGCTGAATACGCTGTATACAGATTATACAGCAAGCTAGTCGCGAGGAGACTATTTTGGATAACGCATCTCTGCCGCAGCCGGTCCTGATCGATCGGACGGGGCCGGTTCTTACCTTTACGCTCAACAATCCGGAAGCGGGCAATGAAGTCACGGCGCCGATGTTCGACGCGATGATTGCCGTCTTGCGGGCAGAAGCCGTCATGCCGGCCGCCCGGGTGTTGCGCATTCGCGCGCGTGGCGAGGTCTTTTGCACCGGTCGCGAGCGGGCCGGACGCGATGCGGTGTCGATTCATCAGGAAGTCTCGCGACTGATCGAGTTGAAGCGTCTGCTGCGGGCGTCGTCGCTGATCACCATTGCCGAAGTGCAGGGCAATGCCTTCGGTTTTGGCCTGGGCCTCGCCATCCTGTGCGATTTCACGCTGGTATCGAGCAGCGCGAGTCTCGCGTTTCCTGAGATGAGGAAAGGTCTGCCGCCCGCCGCGATCATGGCCTATCTCGGCAGCTACTCGCTACCCAAACACGTGTTCCCGATGGTCCTGTTCGGCGATGAAATTACAGCCGAAGCTGCGCTTGCCGCAGGCCTCGTCACCCGCGTGGTCTCCGGAGAATTGCTGCAGGCCGAAGCCGAAGCGCTCACCGAGCGTGTCCTCGCGCTCGACGACACGGGTGCCCGCCAGTGCAAGGCGTTCTTCCAGTCCGCGCAGGAAAGTCCGATCGAACACAACTTCCGCTGCGCCACCGAAACGCTGACGGTCGCAGCGCTGCGTCTGCAGGGCAAGTAGGCCGTTGCGCCAACCCATTCGACAGGCCACGCAGGTCTGCAGGAGACGGAAATGAGTGTGAACGCAGGGGCGCGGCTCGACCGCTTGCCGATGTCGGGTTTTCATCGCCGCATCATGTGGCTGATCGGCATCGGCATGTTTTTCGACGGCTTCGATATCTATGTGGCGTCGACGGTGCTGGGTGCCACGCTGAAAAGCGGCTTTTCGACGCTCGGACAGAACGCGCTGTTCGTGTCGCTGACCTTCCTTGGCATGATGCTCGGCTCATTGGCAACAGGCTTTCTGGGCGACCGGTACGGCCGGCGCTTCACCTACCAGACCAACCTGATGGTGTTCGGCGTGGCATCGCTTGGCGCCGCGCTCGCGCCGAACATGATCGTGCTGATCGCCTGCCGCTTCGTGATGGGGCTCGGTCTCGGCGCGGAAAACGTGGTCGGCTATTCAACGCTCACGGAGTTCGCTCCGCCCGCCTCGCGGGGCAAGCTGCAGGGCTTGATGGCCGTCTTCGTGGTATCCGGACTGCCAGTCGCAGGGTTGATCGGACTCCTGCTGATTCCCGTGCTCGGCTGGCGCGGCATGTTCGTGCTCGGCGGGATTGGCGCGATCGGCGTATGGTATGCGCGCAAGTCGTTACCGGAGTCGCCGCGTTGGCTCGAGTCCGCTGGACATGATAAGGAAGCCGAAGCGATTCTGTCGACAATCGAAGCCGAGGTGAGGGCCGAGCACGGCAACGCGCCACTACCTGTGCCGGTGCAGAGGCCGCTCATCGCACCATCGCGCGAACTCGGCTCGCTCTTCAGCGGCGTCATGCTGCCGCGGATGATCGTCGGCTGCGTGACGCTGATCGTCATCAACACGCTGCTGTACGGCTTCGTGACGTGGCTGCCGACCTTCTTCGTGCATCAGGGTTTCAGCATCGCAAAGTCGTTCGGGTTCGCGCTCGTGATGTCGCTGGGTGCGCCGCTCGGCTCGGGTTTTGGGGCGTTGACCGCCGACCGCCTCGGTCGCAAGAAAGCCATTATCGGCGCATCGCTATTCGCCATCGTGTTCGGCTCGGTCTATCCGTTCGTGAGCAATGAAGTTCTACTGCCTATCGTCGGATTGCTGCTCGTGATTCCCATCTATGTGCTGGTCGCGCTGCTGTTCGCGATCTACGTGCCGGAATTGTTTCCGACCGAAGTCCGGCTGCGCGCGTCCGGTATTTGCAACACCCTTGGCCGCGGGGCGACGATCATCACGCCGTTCATCGTGGTCGCCCTGTTCGCTCACTACGGTGTGATCGGCGTATTGGCCTTGATGATCGGCTTGCTGGCGATTCAGATTGTGGTGGTGGGAGCGCTTGGCGTCGAGTCGACGGGCCAGCGCCTCGAAGATATTCAGCCGAGCGGCGCGACTGCGCGCCACGAGGTCGGTGCGGATGCGCGGGTGTCCCCGCTTAAGTAAATACGGAGAATCTGGAATGGATGCAGTGAACAAGCAATACCTGAACGCACAGCTGTTCATCGACGGCAAGTTTGTCGATGCGGCTTCGGGCAAGACCATGGATATCATCAACCCGGCCAACGGCGCGGTGATCGGGCAGCTCGCAGCGGCATCGGCAGAAGACGTGGACCGCGCGGTGCAAGGCGCACACACGGCCTTCGAAAGTGGCGTATGGCGCGATCTTTCGATCCAGCAACGTGCCCGCGTGCTGAACCGCTTTGCAGATCTGTTCGAAGCGGATCTGGGGAATTTCTACAAGCTCGAAACGCTCAACAACGGGCGTCCGCTCGTCGAAACGCGTGCGCAGATTTCGCGCTTGCCGCAGTTCTACCGCTATTTCGCGGCACTTGCGTTGACGCGTCGCAGCGACGTGATCCCTATCGAAGGCCCGTATCTCTGCTATACCCAGCGCGTGCCGCTCGGCGTGTGTGCGTTGATGACGTCGTTCAACCATCCGTTGATGATTCTGTCGAAGAGTCTCGCCCCAGCGCTTGCGACCGGCAATAGCGTGGTCATCAAGGCCTCGGAACAGACCCCGCTCACGACCGTGCGGCTCGTCGAACTGTTGCAGCAGGCCGGCGTACCGGACGGCGTGGTGAATGTGGTGAACGGCGAGGGCAAGGAAGCGGGCGCGGCGCTGGCGCGTCATCCGCTGATTGCCAAGGTGGTGTTCACCGGCGGTACGGAAGTGGGGCGTTCTATCGGTGAAGCGGCTGCGCAGAATTTCGCTTTGACGACGCTCGAACTGGGCGGCAAGGGCGCGGTCATTCTGTTCGACGACATGGACCTCGATCGCGCGGTGAATGGCGCGGCGTTCGCGGCGTTTATCGGTGCGGGACAGACCTGCGTATGCGGCGCGCGCATTCTGGTTCAGGAAACGATCTATGCAGCGTTCCTCGAGAAATTCAAGGCGAAGGTCGCATCGATCCGCGTCGGCGACCCCGCCGACATCAACACACAACTCGGTCCGGTGATCTCGGCGCGTTCGCGCACGCGCATCCTTGCGATGCTGGAGCGAGGAATCGCGGAAGGCGCGAAAGTGCTGAGCGGCGGCGGCATTCCGGCGCACCTGCGCGACGAGGGCTTTTATCTCGAACCCACCGCGTTCTATGACGTCGACCCGAAGTCCGAACTCGGTCAAGGCGAAGTGTTCGGGCCGGTCACGGTGATCATGCCGTTCAAGGACGAGGCGGACGCACTGCGCATCGCCAACGACACGCAATTCGGACTCGCTGCTTCGGTTTGGACACAGGATGTGGCACGTGCTCACCGTGTGGCGAGCAAGCTCATCTTCGGCATGGTCTGGATCAACGATCACCATCGTCTGGACCCAGCTTCGCCGTGGGGCGGCTTCAAGAACAGTGGGGTAGGACGCGAGACCGGCATCGAATCGTTCGACCAGTTCAGCGAACCGCGGGCCGTGACGGTCAACACAAGCGGTACGACAGTCGACTGGTATGCGGACGATGGCCAGCTGAAGCGGCTCAATTGATGAATATGCAAAGTAGTGCTTAGGTTTCAGGCTAGATAATCGACAATTGATCCCTTGATCAAATGCCGCGCGGCGCCCTCGAGCACCGCGCGGCATTTTGCATGTATACCAGGTCGCCTGGCGGCGGCCCCAGCTTGTTTACGATCCTTCCGCCTCTCTTTCACCGCGATCGATCGTGCACAAAAGTGGGCACACATACTTAAGAAATGATTAAGCACATCCATTGCGTGCACATAATTGGCGCGACGTTTTTTACCCATCTGCGAGACCACGAGAACAGATTACCGTTTCGTCGAGATGCGCCAGTGTCTTGACGTTTACTGCCTGGCGTACGCGGTTGCATTGACCGGGTTAGCAACCGAGTATGGTCGGGTGTGGGCAAACGGAGTGTGAAATATGTCGGAAGCGCAAACAGTGCTCAAGGACGATGTAGCGGAACCCGTTTCCGTCGATCTGGCCGAACCGGCCCCCATCGATCGTGAAACATTCCATGACTGGCTGTCCGGAGAGCAAAACGCATTTGAGGGAATCGATTTTGCGCTCAGGATCACCAGCTTTCTCGACTGTCACGACGCACTGATGGTTGGCTGCGGTCAGCAACTCGGTTATGTAGACGACTCGCCGCAACGGCGCCCTGATCTGCACGCCTTCGGCCGCGAACTATATGGTTCGCCGGAATTCGGCGGCCGCCGCTATGTCCGCTCCATCCGCTTGCTCGAAGCGGGCTCGCTCGACACCTTGACCGTTATGGATACGTGTGACCATCTCAGCCAACTGGAGTGCGGTTGTCTGTTCGCCGAGGCAAATCGGGTGCTGAAACCGAACGGATATTTCATCGTGCGCGTGCCCGTCGGTTACGGGCGGGCAACCGTCTCGCGCAAACGCATGGCAGAAGCGCGCCGGGCCGACGAGCCGGGCGTAAGAGAGTCCGGCCGGGTCGCGAAGCTCTCTCGCCAGACGGGCGGAGTGCGTTTCAGATTCAAGGCGTTTCGCCGCTCGCTTGCCGAAAGCTTCGATATAGAACAAGCGGTGAATCAACCCTGGCCGGGTTTGCCCCGCTG
It encodes:
- a CDS encoding GntR family transcriptional regulator; translated protein: MTSSTKSKLRESAVATPEQALDAIGRKYHSRMRTVDAPSDSLSDGVVVPALREAIVEGVLAPGSRLSEVQVAKQLNVSRTPMREAFAQLEREGLVTVVARVGAFVRSVSLRDVAEIYRVRMALECLAVQLAAERITALGRAQLEDVTDAMQASLAANDPASYVDGLDRFYAIVMTLADNRTLQATHASLIGPVRRLRRIAMSRGGRMRVSCELAVKIKNAIVSGDPIVQDLMREQLRGACEAATDVLKESEV
- a CDS encoding aldehyde dehydrogenase translates to MDAVNKQYLNAQLFIDGKFVDAASGKTMDIINPANGAVIGQLAAASAEDVDRAVQGAHTAFESGVWRDLSIQQRARVLNRFADLFEADLGNFYKLETLNNGRPLVETRAQISRLPQFYRYFAALALTRRSDVIPIEGPYLCYTQRVPLGVCALMTSFNHPLMILSKSLAPALATGNSVVIKASEQTPLTTVRLVELLQQAGVPDGVVNVVNGEGKEAGAALARHPLIAKVVFTGGTEVGRSIGEAAAQNFALTTLELGGKGAVILFDDMDLDRAVNGAAFAAFIGAGQTCVCGARILVQETIYAAFLEKFKAKVASIRVGDPADINTQLGPVISARSRTRILAMLERGIAEGAKVLSGGGIPAHLRDEGFYLEPTAFYDVDPKSELGQGEVFGPVTVIMPFKDEADALRIANDTQFGLAASVWTQDVARAHRVASKLIFGMVWINDHHRLDPASPWGGFKNSGVGRETGIESFDQFSEPRAVTVNTSGTTVDWYADDGQLKRLN
- a CDS encoding MFS transporter; its protein translation is MSVNAGARLDRLPMSGFHRRIMWLIGIGMFFDGFDIYVASTVLGATLKSGFSTLGQNALFVSLTFLGMMLGSLATGFLGDRYGRRFTYQTNLMVFGVASLGAALAPNMIVLIACRFVMGLGLGAENVVGYSTLTEFAPPASRGKLQGLMAVFVVSGLPVAGLIGLLLIPVLGWRGMFVLGGIGAIGVWYARKSLPESPRWLESAGHDKEAEAILSTIEAEVRAEHGNAPLPVPVQRPLIAPSRELGSLFSGVMLPRMIVGCVTLIVINTLLYGFVTWLPTFFVHQGFSIAKSFGFALVMSLGAPLGSGFGALTADRLGRKKAIIGASLFAIVFGSVYPFVSNEVLLPIVGLLLVIPIYVLVALLFAIYVPELFPTEVRLRASGICNTLGRGATIITPFIVVALFAHYGVIGVLALMIGLLAIQIVVVGALGVESTGQRLEDIQPSGATARHEVGADARVSPLK
- the gltX gene encoding glutamate--tRNA ligase, with protein sequence MTTSVRTRFAPSPTGYIHLGNIRSALYPWAFARKTKGAFVLRVEDTDVERSTEASVDAILEGMEWLGLDYDEGPFYQMQRMDRYREVVKQMVEQGLAYPCYMSTEELDALRERQRAAGEKPRYDGTWRPEPGKVLPTPPAGVQPVMRFRNPLTGVVAWDDAVKGPIEISNEELDDLVIARPDGTPTYNFCVVVDDLDMRITHVIRGDDHVNNTPRQINILRALGGEPPVYAHLPTVLNEQGEKMSKRHGAMSVMGYRDAGFLPEAVLNYLARLGWSHGDAEIFSREQFVEWFDLEHLGKSPAQYDHDKLKWLNAHYIKEADNARLAELTRPFFAELGIEEATIAQGADLVAIVGLLKDRATTVKEIAENAAMFYRTPAPEAEALAQHVTDAVRPAIADLAVALKSAEWTKESISATFKATLGAHKLKMPQLAMPVRLLVAGTTHTPSIDAVLMLFGRDVVVSRLEKAPA
- a CDS encoding enoyl-CoA hydratase/isomerase family protein; protein product: MDNASLPQPVLIDRTGPVLTFTLNNPEAGNEVTAPMFDAMIAVLRAEAVMPAARVLRIRARGEVFCTGRERAGRDAVSIHQEVSRLIELKRLLRASSLITIAEVQGNAFGFGLGLAILCDFTLVSSSASLAFPEMRKGLPPAAIMAYLGSYSLPKHVFPMVLFGDEITAEAALAAGLVTRVVSGELLQAEAEALTERVLALDDTGARQCKAFFQSAQESPIEHNFRCATETLTVAALRLQGK